Proteins encoded within one genomic window of Bacteroidota bacterium:
- a CDS encoding DUF2029 domain-containing protein, whose product MKAINYRQITIGIILLSGILFALNAYRKPVSDFGNYYYGGKFLREGKFSINIYDAWSFNGMISLEGEKGSFENFTPVPPVTAIFCVPLSFIDVKNSKLLFNLAGLFLFLFVLNASIVRTKINSVHLLIFPLLLFLPMKSNIDSGQLYFFLFALIAGGILLMEKRKRWASAVCFALAIHLKLFPAVLLVMLWCNKEYRIFSATFIFIFIIQGISMIFIPFSVMKDYFTVIVPRLMNNEINDPFATTYQSMNVFLRQVFVHDQLLNPRNIFQSVFLYRLLNSLFIFFCLWVGISFSFTRERSVKAKFAIWIFIMLLIVGYGSVYGMILFAIVMLALFAGENNIGKEKLSLMFVVALLACGIPVSYFFQLNVFLRFPRLLFLLLLFALIIFEMKPQFKWKYLVPAFVLAFLPFLLNGKQDDKSVYLLDHESAMLTGYYVDFGDTLRLSCYDRNGFETKDVNCGGYAEGSEDLSCDGHSIRENGELLFSTTANIRVPCFMDDSLIIFLSDKDRGLGMYALRKFNVKEKRIEIDHHRYTGNR is encoded by the coding sequence ATGAAAGCCATCAATTACAGGCAAATTACAATCGGAATCATCCTGCTTTCAGGGATTTTATTTGCGTTGAACGCTTATCGCAAACCTGTTTCTGATTTTGGAAATTATTATTACGGAGGAAAATTTCTTCGCGAAGGAAAATTCTCAATCAACATTTATGATGCCTGGAGCTTCAACGGGATGATCTCTCTCGAAGGAGAAAAAGGTTCCTTTGAGAATTTCACGCCTGTTCCGCCGGTCACTGCGATCTTTTGTGTTCCGCTTTCTTTCATTGATGTGAAAAATTCAAAACTCCTTTTCAATCTCGCCGGGCTTTTTCTTTTTCTTTTTGTTCTCAACGCATCTATAGTGCGCACGAAAATAAATTCCGTTCACTTGCTGATCTTTCCGTTATTGCTTTTTCTGCCAATGAAAAGCAATATTGACTCGGGGCAACTTTATTTTTTTCTTTTTGCATTGATCGCCGGAGGAATTCTGCTGATGGAAAAAAGGAAGAGATGGGCAAGCGCTGTTTGTTTTGCACTCGCTATTCACCTCAAATTATTTCCGGCAGTTTTGTTAGTGATGCTTTGGTGCAATAAAGAATACAGGATCTTTTCGGCAACATTCATTTTCATTTTTATTATACAGGGAATTTCTATGATCTTCATTCCGTTTTCAGTGATGAAAGATTATTTTACGGTAATCGTTCCCCGGCTGATGAATAACGAGATCAATGATCCGTTTGCGACAACTTACCAGTCGATGAATGTTTTTCTCCGGCAGGTATTCGTACACGACCAGTTGCTGAACCCACGGAATATTTTTCAATCCGTATTTCTTTATCGTTTGCTGAATTCACTTTTCATATTTTTCTGTTTGTGGGTTGGGATTTCATTTTCATTCACGAGAGAACGTTCAGTAAAAGCAAAATTCGCTATATGGATATTTATCATGCTCCTCATTGTTGGTTATGGTTCTGTTTATGGAATGATTTTGTTTGCGATCGTTATGCTCGCGCTCTTCGCTGGAGAAAATAATATTGGAAAAGAAAAATTATCGTTAATGTTCGTTGTTGCTTTGCTTGCCTGCGGGATCCCGGTTTCTTATTTTTTCCAACTGAATGTGTTTTTACGTTTTCCGCGTTTATTGTTTCTGCTACTACTTTTTGCGCTAATTATTTTTGAAATGAAACCCCAATTCAAATGGAAATATCTTGTTCCGGCATTCGTTCTTGCATTTTTACCTTTTCTCCTGAATGGAAAACAAGACGACAAAAGTGTTTATTTGCTGGATCATGAATCGGCCATGCTTACCGGTTATTATGTTGACTTCGGAGATACGCTGCGGCTTTCCTGTTACGATCGCAACGGTTTTGAAACAAAAGATGTGAATTGCGGGGGATACGCGGAAGGGAGTGAAGATCTTTCCTGCGATGGACATTCGATCCGCGAGAATGGAGAATTACTTTTTTCAACTACTGCTAATATCAGGGTACCTTGTTTCATGGATGATTCGCTGATCATATTTTTATCCGACAAGGACAGGGGATTGGGTATGTATGCGCTGAGAAAGTTCAATGTAAAAGAAAAAAGGATCGAGATCGATCATCATAGATATACAGGGAACCGATGA
- a CDS encoding cold shock domain-containing protein produces the protein MKTGTIKFFNATKGYGFIKDDESGTEIFVHITGLVDQPVNTGDKVSFDVAEGRKGQNAINVKKI, from the coding sequence ATGAAAACAGGAACAATTAAATTCTTTAATGCGACCAAGGGTTATGGGTTCATTAAAGATGACGAATCCGGAACGGAGATCTTCGTTCACATTACGGGACTCGTTGATCAACCGGTGAACACAGGTGACAAAGTTTCATTCGATGTCGCTGAAGGCCGTAAAGGACAGAACGCCATTAATGTCAAAAAGATTTGA
- a CDS encoding MMPL family transporter, whose protein sequence is MEFIRKHFRLVSWIAMVLVTGITVLSIYELRKTRFDYEFESFFPVDDPDIDVYHDFRKTFGYDNEFVLLALENKKGIFNEDFLERVQTLTDSLRNCKDITSVQSPSDMEYLSGSTGKEPYIHLGEPEKFKTDSENIYKCEELIGSFFATNGKAISIYISTTNGISKEHSDVLLAKMNKLIAAGYFDTVHFASKLNGQKVYLDRLKREFVVFFCASFFLVVLFLFISFRSFWGIWVPILIVIISIIWTLALMTACGKPLDIMTVLLPTMMFVVGMSDVVHIVTKYLEELREVKGISRFDALIKTIKDVGFATFITLITTGLGFLTLLNSHIVPIRDFGLFTSIGVFISFILAFTIMPVVLNVIRHPNLRLEQKSSHFWRKNLHRLLAWIFRKRKMIVIGTVLLTLASVFGVTRIELNNYLIEGLTRHDVLRQDFIYFENNFSGVRPFELVVNPSDPKGNLFGSKELHAIDSLEKWLKKNYYVGFILSPATIIKEANKSFNQGNPLYFKLPDDSVLAGFVADTAKFLRRKEVKLFVTRDLKKGRISGKMHDVGSKIIRAKDAQLNAFMQTPEMNCIQIKHTGAAVMLDKNNVYLVTNMLQGLFFSVFVVGLIIGVIHRSWKMGLIAIIPNFLPIVFIGGLMGFLGIDLKSSTSIIFSIAFGIATDDTVHFLGRLKLERSKGRTVFYALKRTYLSTGKAVVVTSLILSAGFMTLIFSAFESTFFFGTLVSITLLIAVLTDLLLFPLLVVWLVRDKKFKNSKKN, encoded by the coding sequence ATGGAATTTATACGTAAACATTTCCGTCTTGTAAGCTGGATCGCCATGGTGCTGGTGACCGGCATCACCGTGCTTTCCATTTACGAATTAAGAAAAACAAGATTCGATTACGAGTTCGAAAGTTTTTTCCCGGTTGATGATCCCGACATCGATGTGTATCATGATTTCAGGAAAACTTTCGGTTACGATAATGAATTCGTTCTTCTTGCGCTCGAAAATAAAAAGGGAATTTTCAATGAGGATTTTCTCGAGCGTGTACAAACGCTCACCGATTCGCTGCGCAATTGCAAAGACATTACGTCCGTGCAGTCGCCATCCGACATGGAATATCTTTCGGGTTCCACCGGCAAGGAGCCTTACATTCATCTCGGTGAACCGGAAAAATTCAAAACTGATTCTGAAAATATTTACAAGTGTGAAGAACTGATCGGTTCTTTTTTCGCAACGAACGGAAAAGCAATAAGTATTTACATCAGCACGACGAACGGTATCTCCAAAGAACATTCAGATGTCCTGCTCGCGAAGATGAATAAACTCATTGCTGCAGGGTATTTCGATACGGTGCATTTTGCGAGCAAACTGAACGGGCAGAAAGTTTATCTCGACCGGCTGAAGCGCGAGTTCGTTGTTTTTTTCTGCGCGTCATTTTTTCTTGTCGTTCTTTTTCTTTTTATTTCCTTCCGTTCCTTCTGGGGAATATGGGTGCCGATCCTCATCGTGATCATTTCCATCATCTGGACACTCGCGCTCATGACCGCGTGCGGGAAACCGCTCGACATCATGACCGTTCTTTTGCCAACGATGATGTTCGTGGTGGGCATGTCGGACGTCGTTCACATCGTTACAAAATACCTGGAAGAACTGCGCGAAGTAAAAGGTATTTCAAGATTCGATGCGCTCATCAAAACAATAAAAGATGTTGGCTTCGCAACTTTCATCACACTCATCACCACCGGCCTCGGATTTCTCACACTGCTTAATTCTCACATTGTTCCGATCCGTGATTTCGGATTGTTCACTTCCATCGGCGTTTTTATTTCTTTCATTCTCGCTTTCACCATTATGCCGGTTGTACTGAATGTTATCCGTCATCCGAACCTTCGTCTTGAGCAAAAGTCATCTCACTTCTGGAGAAAAAATCTTCATCGGTTACTTGCCTGGATATTCCGGAAAAGAAAAATGATCGTGATCGGAACTGTTCTATTGACGCTTGCAAGTGTTTTCGGTGTGACGAGGATCGAACTGAATAATTATCTCATTGAAGGATTAACGCGGCACGATGTGTTGCGCCAGGATTTTATTTATTTCGAAAATAATTTTTCCGGTGTGCGTCCGTTTGAACTCGTGGTAAATCCTTCTGATCCCAAAGGAAATCTTTTCGGATCGAAGGAACTTCATGCCATCGATTCATTGGAGAAATGGCTGAAGAAAAATTATTATGTGGGATTCATTCTTTCTCCGGCGACAATAATTAAAGAAGCAAATAAAAGTTTCAACCAGGGAAATCCGCTTTATTTTAAACTGCCTGATGATTCTGTACTCGCCGGTTTTGTTGCCGACACGGCGAAATTTCTACGAAGAAAAGAAGTAAAACTTTTTGTAACGCGCGATCTGAAAAAAGGAAGGATCTCCGGAAAGATGCACGATGTGGGAAGTAAAATAATCCGTGCAAAAGATGCGCAGCTCAATGCATTCATGCAAACGCCGGAAATGAATTGCATTCAGATAAAACACACAGGCGCGGCAGTGATGCTCGACAAAAACAATGTTTACCTCGTTACGAATATGCTCCAGGGATTATTTTTTTCTGTCTTCGTCGTCGGGCTCATCATCGGCGTCATTCATCGTTCCTGGAAAATGGGGCTCATTGCCATCATCCCGAATTTTCTTCCGATCGTTTTCATTGGAGGATTGATGGGATTCCTCGGCATCGATCTTAAATCTTCAACCTCAATTATTTTCTCCATCGCTTTCGGAATTGCGACTGACGACACCGTACATTTTCTAGGGCGATTAAAATTAGAGCGCTCGAAAGGAAGAACCGTTTTTTATGCGCTGAAGAGAACGTATCTCTCCACTGGAAAAGCAGTGGTCGTTACCTCACTTATTCTCTCCGCCGGATTCATGACACTTATTTTTTCTGCTTTTGAAAGCACTTTCTTTTTCGGAACACTTGTGAGCATCACTTTACTCATTGCAGTATTGACCGATCTGCTTTTATTTCCGCTGCTGGTAGTTTGGTTAGTGAGGGATAAAAAATTCAAAAATTCAAAAAAAAATTAA
- a CDS encoding M20/M25/M40 family metallo-hydrolase, with amino-acid sequence MKRFFKYTGLVILVLAAVVLTRTFLFTSKQLPPEKSPAQVFIPDYVLTHLSDAVQLSTISHAGALTSADTENLSRFEEFLFETFPLCDSLLHKDMINTFGILYTWQGSDASLQPLLLTAHLDVVPIGDEKKWTCPPFSGTIKDGFLYGRGSLDDKGSALGILESVEMLLKENFHPKRTILIAFGFDEEVGGNKGAVQIADFLQKKNIKAEMLVDEGMVLTKNIVPNIDKPVALIGVGEKGYLSLELSVNFNGGHSSMPGKETSIGILSSAISKLQDHPFPAHFCEPVNLFLDDVGPEMPFFTKMAFANRWLFKSMIISKYEKSNSGNATVRTTTAPTIFNAGVKDNVLPDSASAVINFRILPGETVESVKKYVVEIINDPRIKIEQRGFSEDPSPVSPSDNNSFVTLEKTILQIFPGSLTTPALMVGASDARHYYRICKNVYRFLPVQFTTEDLDRIHGNNERISTEAYKNSIRFYRRLILNFD; translated from the coding sequence TTGAAAAGATTTTTCAAATACACCGGCCTTGTCATTCTCGTTTTAGCTGCGGTTGTTCTCACACGCACATTTCTTTTCACTTCGAAACAACTTCCACCGGAAAAATCTCCCGCACAGGTTTTCATTCCCGATTACGTACTCACTCATCTTTCAGACGCCGTTCAGCTTTCTACCATTTCGCATGCGGGCGCGCTAACGAGTGCAGACACGGAGAACCTTTCCCGCTTCGAAGAATTTCTTTTTGAAACTTTTCCGCTCTGCGATTCCTTGCTGCACAAAGACATGATCAACACGTTTGGAATTCTGTACACGTGGCAGGGAAGTGATGCTTCCCTACAACCGTTATTGCTCACCGCTCATCTTGATGTTGTTCCGATCGGTGATGAAAAAAAATGGACGTGTCCTCCGTTCAGCGGAACGATCAAAGACGGATTTCTCTACGGGCGCGGTTCACTCGATGACAAAGGAAGTGCATTGGGAATTCTAGAATCGGTGGAAATGCTTTTGAAAGAAAATTTTCACCCGAAGAGAACGATCCTGATCGCTTTCGGTTTCGATGAAGAAGTAGGTGGCAACAAAGGCGCCGTTCAGATCGCGGATTTTCTGCAGAAGAAAAATATTAAAGCAGAAATGCTCGTGGACGAAGGAATGGTGCTCACGAAAAATATTGTTCCAAATATTGATAAACCTGTTGCGCTGATCGGCGTTGGGGAAAAAGGATATTTGTCGCTTGAACTTTCTGTGAATTTCAATGGCGGGCATTCTTCGATGCCGGGAAAAGAAACTTCCATCGGAATTCTTTCTTCAGCAATTTCTAAATTACAGGATCATCCTTTTCCCGCGCATTTCTGCGAACCGGTGAATCTTTTTCTTGATGACGTAGGACCAGAAATGCCTTTCTTCACAAAAATGGCATTTGCCAACCGATGGCTTTTCAAAAGCATGATCATTTCCAAATATGAAAAATCAAATTCCGGGAATGCCACCGTGCGCACCACAACGGCTCCCACTATTTTCAATGCCGGTGTGAAGGATAATGTGCTTCCTGATTCGGCAAGCGCTGTAATTAATTTCAGGATCCTTCCAGGCGAAACGGTGGAGAGTGTGAAAAAATATGTGGTGGAAATAATAAACGACCCGAGAATTAAAATTGAACAACGGGGATTTTCGGAAGACCCTTCACCGGTTTCTCCTTCCGACAATAATTCATTCGTCACTCTCGAAAAAACCATTCTGCAGATCTTTCCCGGATCACTCACCACTCCCGCACTCATGGTAGGCGCCAGTGATGCGCGTCATTACTACCGCATCTGCAAAAATGTGTACCGGTTTCTTCCCGTACAGTTCACCACTGAAGATCTCGACCGTATTCACGGAAATAACGAACGCATCAGCACCGAAGCTTACAAAAACTCGATCCGTTTCTACAGGCGGCTCATCCTGAATTTCGATTGA
- a CDS encoding winged helix-turn-helix transcriptional regulator — MPPKKETYCSRVKQSWHSISRMYNTIGTQHDLTTTIGFILLHIDNEEGIPSTSIGPALGMEATSLVRTLHQMEQRGLIARKKNKSDARKVMIQLTNKGKQKREISKKVVKAFNEEVEKKIGTSKLKIFNEVIEKINSIAEKRK; from the coding sequence ATGCCGCCAAAAAAAGAAACGTACTGCTCCCGGGTAAAACAATCCTGGCATTCCATTTCCAGGATGTACAATACGATCGGTACTCAACACGACCTTACTACTACCATTGGGTTCATCCTGCTTCACATCGACAACGAGGAAGGAATTCCTTCTACCAGTATCGGCCCCGCTCTTGGAATGGAAGCCACGAGTCTTGTGCGCACGTTACACCAGATGGAACAACGCGGACTTATTGCCCGGAAAAAAAATAAATCAGATGCAAGAAAAGTAATGATCCAGCTCACGAATAAAGGAAAACAGAAACGTGAGATTTCTAAAAAAGTTGTGAAAGCATTTAATGAAGAGGTTGAAAAAAAAATAGGGACATCAAAACTGAAAATATTCAACGAAGTGATCGAAAAAATAAATTCAATAGCGGAAAAACGTAAATAA
- a CDS encoding 3-hydroxyacyl-CoA dehydrogenase/enoyl-CoA hydratase family protein, giving the protein MNRKINKVAVLGSGVMGSRIACHFANIGLDVLLLDIVPKELTAAETAKKKSLNDKDVRNRIVNDALQSVLKSNPSPIYRKSFVSRITTGNFDDDLKNISNCDWVIEAVVERLDIKQQVFEKVEKFRKPGTLITTNTSGIPVHLLTQGRSEDFRKNFCGTHFFNPPRYLRLLEIIPGPDTNSDVISFLMNYGELYLGKTTVLCKDTPAFIANRIGVFGIMALFHLVEKMNLTVEEVDKLTGPVLGRPKSATFRTCDVVGLDTLIHVANGLDQNLPDDEAKELFKLPAYVAKLGENKWYGDKTGQGFYKKTKKDGKTEILALDLKTMEYRAQVKTKFATLEATKPIENLRERMKILIAGKDKAGEFYRASFFGLFQYVSNRIPEITNELYKIDQGMNAGFGWELGPFEAWDALGVAESVKAMEAANLKPSKWIYEMLAAGANSFYKTENGKKLFYDIPSKSYTIIPGTEAFILLDNIRDNKTVWKNSGTTLTDIGDGILNLEFHTKMNTLGGEVLQGINTAIEKAEKDFRGLVISNEGANFSAGANLGMVFMFAIEQEWDELDFAVRAFQAATSRVRYSSVPVVAAPHNLCLGGGTEICLHADAVVAHAETYMGLVEFGVGVIPGGGGTKEFAARLSDELHDGDVELNAFRNRFLTIGQAKVSTSAYEAFDLGYLRYGKDRVVLSHNRLLAEAKMEALRLADEGYTKPVPRHDIRVLGKSALGLAYVGANSMESGNYISAHDTLISKKLAYVLCGGDLSQPTQVSEQYLLDLEREAFLSLCSEKKTLERMQSILNGGKILRN; this is encoded by the coding sequence ATGAACAGAAAAATAAATAAAGTAGCAGTCCTCGGTTCCGGCGTAATGGGATCGCGCATCGCCTGTCATTTTGCGAATATCGGCCTCGATGTTCTGCTGCTCGATATTGTTCCGAAAGAACTCACGGCGGCAGAGACAGCGAAAAAGAAGTCGCTCAATGACAAAGATGTGCGCAACAGAATTGTAAATGATGCGCTGCAATCTGTTTTAAAAAGTAATCCCTCCCCTATTTACCGGAAATCTTTTGTTTCGAGAATCACTACCGGAAATTTCGACGACGATCTGAAAAATATTTCGAATTGCGATTGGGTGATTGAAGCAGTTGTAGAACGACTCGACATCAAACAACAGGTTTTTGAAAAAGTGGAAAAATTCCGCAAGCCGGGAACTTTAATTACAACGAACACCTCAGGAATTCCCGTTCATCTTCTTACACAAGGGCGTTCCGAAGATTTCAGAAAAAATTTCTGCGGTACGCATTTTTTCAATCCGCCGAGATATTTGCGCCTGCTGGAAATAATTCCCGGCCCCGATACCAATTCAGATGTGATCAGTTTCCTGATGAACTACGGAGAATTGTATCTCGGAAAAACTACGGTGCTTTGCAAAGACACACCAGCTTTCATTGCGAATCGCATTGGTGTTTTCGGGATTATGGCGCTGTTTCACCTCGTGGAGAAAATGAATTTGACCGTTGAGGAAGTGGACAAACTTACCGGGCCTGTTCTTGGCCGTCCGAAATCTGCAACGTTCAGGACGTGTGATGTAGTTGGGCTGGATACACTCATTCACGTAGCGAATGGACTCGATCAGAATTTACCGGATGACGAAGCAAAAGAACTTTTCAAACTTCCCGCTTACGTTGCGAAACTCGGAGAGAACAAATGGTACGGCGATAAAACCGGGCAGGGATTTTACAAGAAGACAAAAAAAGACGGCAAGACAGAAATTCTTGCGCTCGATCTGAAAACGATGGAATATCGTGCGCAGGTGAAAACGAAATTTGCAACACTCGAAGCAACAAAACCTATTGAGAATCTTCGTGAACGGATGAAAATTCTCATTGCCGGAAAAGATAAAGCCGGAGAATTTTATCGCGCCTCATTTTTTGGTTTGTTCCAATATGTTTCCAATCGTATTCCGGAAATCACCAATGAACTTTACAAAATTGACCAGGGCATGAATGCGGGATTCGGCTGGGAACTCGGGCCGTTCGAGGCGTGGGACGCGCTTGGTGTTGCTGAAAGTGTGAAAGCGATGGAAGCTGCAAATCTGAAACCCTCGAAATGGATCTATGAAATGCTGGCAGCCGGCGCAAATTCGTTTTACAAAACTGAGAATGGAAAAAAATTATTCTACGACATTCCTTCGAAGTCCTATACAATAATTCCCGGAACCGAAGCATTCATTCTCCTCGATAATATCCGCGATAACAAAACGGTCTGGAAAAATTCCGGAACAACACTGACCGATATCGGTGACGGAATTCTGAATCTTGAATTTCACACCAAGATGAATACGCTCGGCGGAGAAGTGTTGCAGGGAATAAATACAGCTATAGAAAAAGCGGAAAAAGATTTCCGCGGACTCGTCATCTCCAATGAAGGTGCGAATTTTTCTGCGGGCGCAAATCTCGGAATGGTTTTTATGTTCGCGATCGAACAGGAATGGGATGAACTGGATTTTGCAGTGCGCGCTTTCCAGGCAGCAACATCACGCGTGCGTTACTCTTCTGTTCCGGTTGTCGCTGCTCCGCACAATCTTTGCCTCGGCGGCGGAACGGAAATTTGTCTTCACGCAGACGCAGTGGTTGCTCATGCAGAAACTTATATGGGATTGGTTGAATTCGGTGTCGGTGTGATTCCCGGTGGCGGAGGAACAAAAGAATTCGCAGCACGGCTTTCCGATGAATTGCACGATGGCGATGTGGAATTGAATGCATTCCGGAATCGGTTTCTCACAATTGGACAGGCGAAAGTTTCTACTTCCGCTTATGAAGCGTTCGATCTCGGTTACCTCCGCTATGGAAAAGACAGGGTTGTATTATCACACAACCGTCTTCTTGCCGAAGCAAAAATGGAGGCGTTGCGTCTCGCTGATGAAGGTTACACCAAACCTGTTCCGCGTCACGATATACGTGTGCTTGGCAAATCCGCACTCGGGCTTGCATACGTGGGTGCGAATTCCATGGAAAGCGGCAACTATATTTCTGCTCACGATACACTCATCTCGAAAAAACTCGCTTATGTTTTATGCGGGGGAGATCTTTCTCAACCTACACAAGTGAGTGAACAGTATTTATTGGATCTCGAACGTGAAGCTTTTTTATCATTGTGTTCGGAGAAAAAAACATTAGAGAGAATGCAATCCATTCTTAACGGGGGAAAAATTCTCAGAAATTGA
- a CDS encoding DUF1016 family protein, with the protein MAISKFTKQFNEILELAQQARQSAYKNVNAELINLFWQVGEYISRKVENEEWGMNIVDNLAEFLGKKSPDLKGFDRRGLYRMKQFYEAYSSGWADPSDNSTTIPVIVSAVRSQLRGKGKVSAVRSQIDISSLSNIKDSILAQINWTNHRLILSKTTSREEQVFYLFLTVKEGYSSRELERQIDSGYYERVMLSKKKLTPVIKKLKRDVSQVFKDTYVFEFLNLPATHSELDLKNGLVQNIKKLLLELGKDFSFVGEEYKLKVGGKDFFIDLLFYHRELCCLVAFELKIDEFKPEYLGKMNFYLEALDREAKKKHENPSVGVLLCKQKDNEVVEYALSRSLSPTLISKYKTKLIDKKLLKKKLHELFQLEESRHKNKFL; encoded by the coding sequence ATGGCAATCAGTAAATTCACAAAACAATTCAACGAGATACTAGAACTTGCGCAACAGGCGAGGCAGAGCGCCTATAAAAATGTGAACGCCGAACTTATTAATCTGTTCTGGCAGGTAGGAGAATACATCAGCAGAAAAGTAGAAAATGAAGAGTGGGGAATGAATATAGTGGACAACCTTGCTGAATTTCTGGGGAAGAAAAGTCCGGATCTGAAAGGTTTTGACCGCCGGGGGCTCTACAGAATGAAACAATTTTACGAGGCATATAGTTCTGGTTGGGCCGATCCATCAGATAACAGTACAACCATTCCTGTAATTGTGTCCGCAGTGCGGTCACAATTGCGTGGCAAGGGAAAAGTGTCCGCAGTGCGGTCACAAATCGATATCTCTTCGCTTTCCAATATAAAAGATTCCATTCTCGCTCAGATCAACTGGACCAATCATCGTCTCATTTTATCAAAAACAACATCGCGCGAAGAACAGGTCTTTTATCTTTTCCTTACAGTTAAAGAGGGCTATAGTTCACGCGAACTCGAAAGACAGATAGACAGCGGATACTATGAACGCGTAATGCTTTCAAAGAAAAAACTAACTCCGGTTATCAAGAAACTCAAGCGGGATGTCTCGCAGGTATTTAAAGACACGTACGTATTTGAGTTTCTGAATTTACCCGCTACACATTCCGAGCTTGATCTGAAAAACGGATTGGTTCAGAACATCAAAAAACTTCTTCTTGAACTGGGAAAGGATTTTTCATTTGTCGGAGAAGAGTACAAATTAAAAGTAGGTGGCAAAGATTTTTTCATCGACCTTCTTTTTTATCACCGCGAATTATGCTGCCTTGTGGCATTCGAATTGAAAATTGATGAGTTCAAACCGGAATACCTGGGAAAAATGAATTTCTATCTCGAAGCGCTTGACCGCGAGGCGAAGAAAAAACATGAAAATCCGAGTGTAGGCGTGCTGCTCTGCAAACAAAAAGATAATGAGGTTGTAGAATACGCTTTGAGCAGGAGCCTGTCACCAACGTTGATCTCCAAATACAAGACCAAACTGATCGATAAGAAATTATTGAAAAAGAAACTGCACGAGCTTTTCCAATTGGAAGAAAGCCGTCACAAAAATAAATTTTTATGA
- a CDS encoding acetyl-CoA C-acyltransferase — protein sequence MNAYIIAGLRSAVGKANRGAFRFLRPDDLAAQVIRQVVAQVPNLDKEKIDDVIVGNAMPEAEQGLNVGRLISLLALDTDKVPGVTINRYCASGLETIATASAKIHAGLADVIIAGGVESMSLIPMGGWRVIPNADIAANHPDWYWGMGLTAEAVANEYKVSREDQDKFSYNSHQKAIAAIQNGKFKNGIAPVKVTEVFLDENNKRQTKEIIVDTDEGPRADTSMNALAKLKPVFADGGSVTAGNSSQTSDGAAFVIVVSEKMLKELNVKPIARLVSYAPAGVPPRIMGIGPIAAIPKALAKANMKLDQIDLIELNEAFASQSIAVQRELKINPEILNVNGGAIALGHPLGCSGAKLSVQIFDELRARKKKFGMVTMCVGTGQGAAGIFELIN from the coding sequence ATGAATGCTTACATAATCGCCGGACTCCGGTCAGCAGTAGGAAAAGCAAATCGCGGCGCTTTCCGTTTTCTTCGTCCCGATGATCTCGCCGCGCAAGTCATCAGGCAAGTCGTTGCGCAGGTTCCTAATCTTGACAAAGAAAAAATTGACGATGTCATTGTAGGAAATGCGATGCCGGAAGCAGAACAGGGATTGAACGTGGGAAGATTGATCTCTCTTCTTGCACTTGACACTGATAAAGTTCCGGGAGTTACTATCAATCGTTATTGCGCCTCAGGATTGGAAACCATTGCAACAGCATCTGCAAAAATTCACGCGGGACTTGCCGATGTGATCATTGCAGGCGGTGTGGAATCGATGAGTTTGATCCCGATGGGCGGATGGCGGGTTATTCCCAATGCAGATATTGCGGCGAATCATCCCGATTGGTATTGGGGAATGGGACTCACTGCGGAAGCGGTTGCAAATGAATACAAAGTTTCGCGCGAAGACCAGGATAAATTTTCCTACAACTCTCACCAGAAAGCGATCGCTGCAATTCAGAATGGAAAATTCAAAAATGGAATTGCTCCTGTGAAAGTGACGGAAGTTTTTCTTGATGAAAACAATAAAAGACAGACGAAAGAAATCATTGTCGACACCGATGAAGGCCCGCGCGCAGACACGAGCATGAATGCGCTCGCTAAACTGAAACCGGTTTTTGCCGATGGAGGAAGTGTTACTGCAGGAAATTCTTCGCAGACTTCCGATGGCGCTGCGTTTGTAATTGTGGTCAGCGAAAAAATGCTGAAAGAATTAAATGTAAAACCCATCGCTCGCCTCGTGAGTTACGCGCCTGCTGGTGTGCCCCCGCGCATTATGGGAATTGGCCCCATCGCTGCAATTCCGAAAGCATTGGCAAAAGCGAATATGAAGCTGGATCAAATCGATCTCATCGAACTCAACGAAGCATTCGCATCGCAATCAATCGCTGTTCAACGAGAATTGAAAATAAATCCTGAAATTCTGAATGTGAATGGCGGAGCAATTGCGTTAGGTCATCCGCTCGGCTGCTCTGGAGCAAAACTTTCGGTCCAGATATTCGACGAATTGAGAGCGAGAAAAAAGAAATTCGGAATGGTAACCATGTGCGTAGGAACAGGACAAGGTGCGGCGGGGATATTTGAATTAATAAATTAA